The Candidatus Hydrogenedentota bacterium genomic interval TATATTGAGGCTGCTTTAGGCTGGCCTTTAAATCGCTTTCGGCCACCCACAGAAAGCCTTATAGGCCTTGGTCTTTAACGAAGGGGTCGGAAAGTGTGCCCGTATGCCTCCATTCATGAGGGAGAAAAAAGAATAACCCTCCAACCGTGGGGCGGGAGGGTTATGGCAGGCTTCAGCTTCAGCGTGAAAGGCGGCTTATTCGCATAGCGCTTTCAGCAGTTCGATTCGGGTGGCGCGGAAAGCTTCCACATCTGTATTGTATTTATCAAAGTCGAGGATATGTTTGGTTGCTAATTCTTTTGCTTTCTCAGGCGCCGCTTCCGCCAGTCGGCACAGCAGCTCATGATCGGCCACGCCGTCGCGCATAGCCTCCCAGCGGATGGAATCCAATGGCCCGTCATGACCCGGATAAACGATCCAAGCATCGCCGGCGGGGAGATAGGGGGGACCGGCGTGGGCGGGCGTGGCATGGGTATAGGGGCTTTCTGCGTACCAACGGTTGTAGCCCCAATGGAGATAGCCCGTAGCGCCATAGACGAAGTTGATCCAGTGGAGTAATCGGGTTTTCATGAGGGGCTGCTCAATGAAGCGGTTCGCATATTCGCCCTGTGGGAAGACGCACGTATAGAACCAGACTTCATCGCCGGCGGCTTGTCGTTCCAGGTAATGGTCGTAACTGTCATGGTAATAGTTGAGCTGGGGCACCCAGATGTCAATGGCGCCTACCAAATCTTTGTTGTGATTGGCTTCCACGGTTTTTAGTTCGGGCCCATAGTCGCGCACCAATTGCGCCAAGTCTTTATAACTGCCCATATTCAGTTCCGTCGGTTCATCGGCGAGATGCTGCATATAACAGTCCAGCCATCCCCGTTCTTTCAAGTGGGCGGTGAGGGCAGGTAAAAAGCGGCTGTAGAAGTTTCTTGCCTCGTCGCTATTGGGATCAACCCGTTCTGCCACAATCTTCCCGTCTTTAACGCTGCGGATAGTGGCGGCAAACTGAGAGTTCCAGTCTCCTTTTCTGCCGCCGATATGACCGCCTTCAATGCGGCCGATGACGCCCTCTTCAATAAAAATCGAAACCCATCGGTCAAAGTCGGAGAAATCAAATTGTATTTCCCCTTGATCGTCAAGACTGTAGACGGTTAGGGAGAGGGGAGAGATGAGCGCCACATTCTGGCGATGTTCCGCCATATTACGGGCATAGCGCCGGAGCAAGGCATAATATTCTTCCGAACCTGATTCCGGCTGAATGTCCATGTGCCGGGCGTGCATGCCAAACCAGTTCGTCACCCACAGGCGCGTGCAGTCCAAGGTCACGGGATACACGATGAGAGTGATGGGAAGGGTCACCGTTTCAATATCCTTGCCTTGCCACACTTGCAGCGTGATTACAGCGCTGTAGGTGCCTGCCGGCGCATCCAAGGGCACTTCCGTCGTGATCCAGATCGGCTGCCAAAGATGGGCGCTTAGGGGAATGTCTTCCCGCTCAAAGAGGATGTCGGGATAGTCTGCCGGCGGTTTGCGCAATTGATCTTGCGAAGGCTTTTGGGTGGGCCGGTCTACATTCAAAAAACCGACATAGCGCAGGCGGCTTGATGCCGTTAAAGGCGTACCGTCCTCATGAATCCAAGGGCTGACGGCGCAGCTGAAACGATCGGCCGGTTCCGTGATCTTGAAGACCGTCTGAAAGGTGGCCGTTTCGCCCCGGGCAACATGTTCTTCGCTATGTTCCGGGCCCGAGGGTTCTATATCGCGAAACACTTTAACAAGAGGATCAACAGTGCGCACGCTAAGGATGCCGTCTGCGCCCATCGCGATAAGAGACCAAGAACACAGTGCTGCGGTAACCACGATTACGAGACGAATTCTCATGAATACGATCCTTTCACTTTCCTTGTTCGCTATTGTTACGGGTGCGCTTGGCTCGGCTCATGGGAATCAACGCCGAGCCCGGCGCTATAGATATAGTGTAAGGAAGCCGGTCCCACTTTGAGCCGGTCCTTACATAGATAACGATCTAAAGACCTATACCGTCCGTTAACGGCAGAACGTGTTTTACGGCTATTTTAATTTGAATAGTGCCAGGGCAGCGAAACTCAAGCCCAATAGGAGCCAGTCGGCTAAAAAGCGTTTCAGCGTGGTGGCGGGATGGTCGATACTCTTGGAATTGCGGCATCCAAAAATGCCGCGGCTTCCGGTAGTGTCCTCAGTCGGACGGGGCCCGCGAACAGGCTGCATTTGACCCGGTTCTATTATCGTACGGTCAAAATATTCACCTTCATCTACACAATCGATTACATCTTCAGCCTCGGTGGAAATCTCGCCTTCAGCAGGAGTTTCACCTTCGACAAGAATCTCGCCTTCGACAGGAGTCTCACCTTCGACTGGAATCTCGCCTTCGGCAGGAGTCTCACCTTCGACTGGAATCTCGCCTTCGGCAGGAGTCTCACCTTCACTCACAAATTCGCCTTCGTACTCATCTTCACCTCCGCCGTCGCAGATATGAACAAGCATGGGCACAATTTCAGTTTGCCAGAAGAGTTCTAAATCGTCTCCATAAGGGGCGAGACGGCTGCCCAGCGTTTTTCCGTTCCAATCGGAATCAGGCTTCAAGAGGGCAATACCTTCGAAATCTACACCAAATTCAGGTATTGCTATATTTTCGACATTATCGAGAAGTGTTTTTGTTTTGTCGAGGATCTTGTCAATTGTTTCTTCCGCATCAGGAACAAGGATCTTGAGTTGATCCCAATCCATAGCCAGTAATTCTTTTGCTTTTTCAAAGCGGACGAACCACTCATTCTGGAAAATCCGCTCTACATGACTTGCGTCTTCAAGGGCGGCCATGGCTGCGCCCAATTTAACCGTGAGATTGGGCTTCGTCAACTCGTCGGCAAAAGAGCTGCACAGTGTTGACGCGGCAGTACCCATTTGGGCCGCATAGCTGCTCATTCGAAGGGTCGCTTTTTTCAAGAAGACCGCCAGATCATCAAAAGTTTTGCCAACCCAATCGGCCGGTATCGTGCCGCCAAAGAGTTCCGGAGGCAGCATTTCACTGCCCTGTTCCGACGCCATGATATCGGCAATTTCATCCAGTGCATCAACCAATTTAAGGAGGAGCGTTTCCAGATCTTTACTGCACAGATCTTCCTCATCCAAGAAATAGGCTATATCTTCAATGAGGTATAGAGCCGATTCAACATTTATTTCCCAGGTGTTTTGAAGGGCTTCCTCATCAATAAAGGGCAGTATCGTACATTCATCCTGATTCAAACACAGCAATTTTGCCAATATGCCCAGTTGTACGTGATCCTTGATGCCATCGGTATTGATATCCCATGCGTAGTAGTCATGGAATCGCGTATACCCATTGTTTTTGTCTATGGTCCTGATCGCTTGCGCAACAGCTTTGCCGGCAACATTAAAGATTAATTCACCGGTAGTCCCATCGGTAAAGTCCGGGCAATAGTCTCCCGGTACAGGCTCTTCACCTTCTCCTTCGCCTTCACCTTCGGCAGGCTCTTCGCCCTCGCCTTCGCCCTCGCCTTCACCTTCGGCAGGCTCTTCGCCTTCACCCTCACCTTCGCCTTCACCTTCGCCTTCACCTTCACCTTCACCTTCGGCAGGCTCTTCGCCCTCGCCTTCGCCTTCGCCTTCGCCTTCGGCAGGTTCTTCGCCTTCGACAGGCTCTTCGCCTTCGATAGGCTCTTCACCTTCGCCTTCGACAGGCTCTTCGCCTTCACCCTCGGCAGGCACCTCACCTTCGCCTTCGACAGGCTCTTCGCCTTCACCCTCGGCAGGC includes:
- a CDS encoding DUF4091 domain-containing protein, with amino-acid sequence MRIRLVIVVTAALCSWSLIAMGADGILSVRTVDPLVKVFRDIEPSGPEHSEEHVARGETATFQTVFKITEPADRFSCAVSPWIHEDGTPLTASSRLRYVGFLNVDRPTQKPSQDQLRKPPADYPDILFEREDIPLSAHLWQPIWITTEVPLDAPAGTYSAVITLQVWQGKDIETVTLPITLIVYPVTLDCTRLWVTNWFGMHARHMDIQPESGSEEYYALLRRYARNMAEHRQNVALISPLSLTVYSLDDQGEIQFDFSDFDRWVSIFIEEGVIGRIEGGHIGGRKGDWNSQFAATIRSVKDGKIVAERVDPNSDEARNFYSRFLPALTAHLKERGWLDCYMQHLADEPTELNMGSYKDLAQLVRDYGPELKTVEANHNKDLVGAIDIWVPQLNYYHDSYDHYLERQAAGDEVWFYTCVFPQGEYANRFIEQPLMKTRLLHWINFVYGATGYLHWGYNRWYAESPYTHATPAHAGPPYLPAGDAWIVYPGHDGPLDSIRWEAMRDGVADHELLCRLAEAAPEKAKELATKHILDFDKYNTDVEAFRATRIELLKALCE